In a genomic window of Nitratireductor basaltis:
- a CDS encoding succinate dehydrogenase iron-sulfur subunit yields MVELTLPKNSKVRQGKVWPKPEGATNLREYKVYRWSPDDGENPRIDTYYVDMDDCGPMVLDGLLWIKDHIDPTLTFRRSCREGICGSCAMNIDGTNTLACTKGMDEISSDVKIYPLPHMPVVKDLVPDLSVPYAQLSSIKPWLQTVSPEPAKEWKQSHEDRSKLDGLYECILCFCCQTSCPSYWWNGERYLGPAVLLQAYRWLIDSRDEKTGERLDNLEDPFRLYRCHTIMNCTQACPKGLNPAKAIAEIKQMMVERRV; encoded by the coding sequence ATGGTTGAACTTACACTTCCCAAGAACTCCAAGGTTCGTCAGGGCAAGGTCTGGCCAAAGCCTGAGGGCGCGACCAATCTGCGCGAATACAAGGTCTATCGCTGGTCGCCTGATGACGGCGAAAATCCGCGCATCGACACCTATTATGTCGATATGGACGATTGCGGGCCGATGGTTCTCGACGGTCTGCTCTGGATCAAGGACCATATCGATCCGACCCTGACCTTCCGCCGCTCCTGCCGCGAGGGCATTTGCGGTTCCTGCGCGATGAATATCGACGGCACGAACACGCTGGCCTGTACCAAGGGCATGGACGAGATATCCAGCGACGTGAAGATCTACCCGCTGCCTCATATGCCGGTGGTGAAGGATCTGGTGCCGGATCTCTCGGTGCCCTACGCCCAGCTTTCCTCCATCAAGCCCTGGCTTCAAACGGTTTCGCCCGAACCTGCGAAGGAGTGGAAGCAGAGCCATGAGGACCGCTCGAAGCTCGACGGTCTTTACGAGTGCATTCTCTGCTTCTGCTGCCAGACTTCCTGCCCGAGCTATTGGTGGAATGGCGAGCGCTATCTGGGACCGGCGGTTCTTCTGCAGGCCTATCGCTGGCTGATCGACAGCCGCGACGAGAAGACGGGCGAGCGTCTCGACAATCTCGAGGACCCGTTCCGTCTTTATCGGTGCCACACGATCATGAATTGCACGCAGGCCTGCCCCAAAGGGCTGAACCCTGCCAAGGCGATTGCCGAGATCAAGCAGATGATGGTGGAGCGCCGCGTCTGA
- a CDS encoding Leu/Phe/Val dehydrogenase produces MLHAHAQPTNLKLSTKNSTLQITDVTDQAAALEAYDGHERVWCGRDEERGLVALVGIHNTALGPALGGTRVWPHESFEAGMTDVLRLSRGMTYKAAVAGLPFGGGKAVIIADPKKDKTEALLEAYAEMLVALDGQYYTGEDVGLTLADADFIRERAPNISGTSKGGSGNPSPVTAEGVFLGLKAALAHKSGSDRLAGVLVAVQGLGSVGWSLCEKLHAEGAELVVADIDTDAVDRAANTFGARMADAGDILFVEADILAPCALGGLFSSDTIPQLKAGIIAGAANNQLARHEDARLLMERGILYAPDYVINAGGLMNVAAELAPGGYNREATMRKVTEIPRTLTAIFQKADAEKRPTNEVASDIAMARIADKRS; encoded by the coding sequence ATGCTGCATGCACATGCGCAGCCGACCAACCTGAAGCTGTCCACGAAGAACAGCACGCTGCAAATCACCGATGTCACCGACCAGGCCGCGGCGCTGGAGGCCTATGACGGCCATGAGCGCGTCTGGTGCGGACGCGACGAGGAGCGCGGTCTTGTGGCCCTTGTGGGCATACACAACACTGCTCTTGGTCCGGCACTTGGCGGAACGCGGGTATGGCCCCACGAAAGCTTCGAAGCGGGAATGACCGATGTGCTGCGCCTGTCTCGCGGGATGACCTACAAGGCAGCCGTGGCGGGCCTGCCCTTCGGAGGCGGCAAGGCGGTCATCATCGCCGATCCCAAGAAGGACAAGACCGAAGCGCTTCTTGAAGCCTATGCTGAGATGCTCGTTGCACTGGATGGTCAATATTATACCGGGGAAGATGTAGGCCTGACGCTTGCAGACGCAGACTTCATCCGGGAGCGCGCGCCCAACATCTCCGGCACATCCAAGGGCGGCAGCGGCAACCCCTCGCCGGTCACGGCTGAGGGCGTGTTTCTGGGTCTGAAGGCTGCTCTTGCCCACAAGAGCGGCAGTGACCGCCTTGCAGGTGTCCTCGTGGCGGTACAGGGTCTTGGGTCGGTCGGGTGGTCTTTGTGCGAAAAGCTCCATGCCGAAGGCGCAGAACTTGTGGTTGCCGATATCGACACGGACGCGGTCGACCGTGCTGCCAACACATTTGGTGCCCGCATGGCGGATGCGGGCGACATCCTCTTCGTCGAAGCGGATATCCTGGCACCTTGCGCCCTGGGTGGGTTGTTCTCAAGCGATACGATCCCGCAGTTGAAAGCAGGCATCATCGCCGGTGCCGCCAACAATCAGCTTGCCCGCCACGAAGATGCCCGCCTTCTGATGGAGCGCGGCATTCTCTACGCGCCGGATTATGTCATCAATGCAGGCGGCCTGATGAATGTCGCAGCCGAGCTTGCACCCGGCGGCTATAACCGCGAGGCGACAATGCGCAAGGTGACTGAGATACCCCGGACTCTCACCGCTATCTTCCAGAAGGCAGATGCTGAAAAGCGGCCCACCAACGAAGTCGCTTCTGATATCGCGATGGCCCGTATCGCCGACAAACGCTCCTGA
- the sdhD gene encoding succinate dehydrogenase, hydrophobic membrane anchor protein → MSDFRTPLNRVRGLGSAKEGTDHFWRQRLTAVSNLFLVIFFVGFVVFYNGASYETVRGALGNPVVAILIALMLLSILYHMKIGMQVIIEDYVHGPAKVPLILLNIFFPFIVGVSALYALVTIAFGG, encoded by the coding sequence ATGAGTGACTTTCGCACACCCTTGAACCGCGTTCGCGGCCTCGGCTCTGCCAAGGAAGGCACTGACCATTTCTGGCGTCAGCGCCTGACGGCCGTATCCAACCTTTTCCTGGTGATCTTTTTCGTCGGGTTTGTCGTCTTCTATAACGGCGCTTCCTACGAGACCGTGCGCGGCGCGCTCGGCAATCCCGTTGTTGCCATCCTGATCGCGCTGATGCTGCTTTCGATCCTGTATCACATGAAGATCGGTATGCAGGTCATCATCGAGGACTATGTGCATGGTCCGGCCAAGGTGCCGTTGATCCTGCTCAACATCTTCTTTCCCTTCATAGTCGGCGTGAGCGCACTCTACGCCCTTGTAACGATTGCCTTTGGAGGCTGA
- a CDS encoding MgtC/SapB family protein — MSRISKWPVRLRRPFAFRAMPEPASSIIRLCGMDALVQEFDFKTVIPVQIIALRLVAAVIMGGFLGFERELADRPAGLRTHMLVCLASAAFAIIAIEIVSMPVFGADSVRSDPIRLVEAITSGVAFLAAGFILFKGGEVKGLTTGAGMWIAASTGLALGLGLWIVALLGCLLGVLVLATMRRFETKLDLKEPRSEE; from the coding sequence ATGAGCAGAATATCGAAATGGCCGGTGCGATTGCGCCGGCCATTTGCGTTTCGCGCCATGCCGGAACCAGCAAGCAGCATCATCCGTTTGTGCGGAATGGATGCTCTGGTTCAAGAATTCGATTTCAAAACCGTCATTCCCGTGCAGATCATTGCGTTGCGCCTTGTCGCGGCTGTCATCATGGGCGGTTTCCTGGGCTTCGAGCGGGAACTGGCGGACCGGCCTGCCGGACTTCGCACGCATATGCTCGTCTGTCTGGCTTCGGCAGCATTTGCCATCATTGCGATTGAAATTGTGTCGATGCCTGTTTTTGGCGCCGATTCCGTGCGTAGCGATCCGATCCGTCTCGTTGAAGCCATCACGTCCGGCGTGGCCTTTCTTGCCGCCGGTTTCATCCTGTTCAAGGGTGGCGAGGTGAAGGGCCTGACCACCGGGGCCGGGATGTGGATTGCCGCTTCCACGGGCCTGGCGCTGGGGCTTGGCCTCTGGATCGTCGCACTTCTGGGATGTCTTCTTGGCGTGCTTGTTCTGGCCACAATGCGACGCTTCGAAACAAAGCTCGATCTCAAGGAGCCGCGCTCCGAAGAATAG
- the sdhC gene encoding succinate dehydrogenase, cytochrome b556 subunit, with the protein MSKPTATHARPLSPHLSVYRFIPTMVMSILHRITGAALYFGTILLVIWLVAAASGPEAFETVNGIYGSWFGRLILFGYTWALLHHMLGGIRHLIWDTGHGLEKQTATKFAYATIIGSVTLTVLIWVAGYAFGGGA; encoded by the coding sequence ATGAGCAAGCCAACAGCCACCCACGCGAGGCCCCTCTCGCCACATCTTTCTGTCTATCGTTTCATTCCGACAATGGTCATGTCGATCCTGCACCGCATCACGGGGGCGGCGCTATATTTCGGTACGATCCTGCTGGTCATCTGGCTGGTCGCCGCAGCGTCCGGACCGGAAGCTTTCGAGACGGTGAACGGCATTTACGGATCCTGGTTCGGGCGGCTCATCCTGTTCGGCTACACCTGGGCGCTTCTTCATCACATGCTGGGCGGCATCCGCCACCTTATATGGGATACCGGTCACGGTCTTGAGAAGCAGACGGCGACCAAGTTCGCCTATGCGACCATCATCGGCTCGGTCACGCTGACCGTGCTGATCTGGGTCGCCGGCTACGCGTTCGGTGGGGGAGCCTGA
- a CDS encoding GFA family protein has product MSGPSAPRRIGSCHCGSVKFAVRLVDDLDRPRRCTCSFCRMRGAVTVSARLDDLEILQGQEALTLYTFNTGAAKHYFCSRCGIYTHHQRRSNPEEFGINAACLEGVTPFDFSDVPVTDGVNHPSDGNESRIVGRLKYEQD; this is encoded by the coding sequence ATGAGTGGTCCGAGCGCGCCCAGGCGTATTGGCAGTTGCCATTGCGGGAGCGTGAAATTTGCCGTGCGGCTTGTCGATGACCTCGACCGGCCCCGACGCTGCACCTGCTCCTTTTGCCGAATGCGCGGGGCAGTGACCGTGTCGGCGCGCCTGGACGATCTGGAAATCCTGCAGGGGCAGGAAGCCTTGACGCTCTACACCTTCAATACCGGCGCGGCGAAGCATTACTTCTGCTCGCGCTGTGGGATCTACACCCATCACCAGAGGCGCTCCAATCCGGAAGAGTTCGGCATCAATGCCGCCTGTCTCGAAGGTGTGACGCCGTTCGATTTCAGCGACGTGCCGGTAACCGACGGGGTCAACCATCCTTCGGACGGCAATGAAAGCCGCATCGTCGGTCGGCTGAAATACGAACAGGACTGA
- the rplS gene encoding 50S ribosomal protein L19: MDLIRQLEAEQAEKIAAQRQLPEFSAGDTVRVQVRVTEGTRTRVQAFEGVCIARSGSGFQENFTVRKISYGEGVERVFPVYSPLVEGVEVVRRGKVRRAKLYYLRDRRGKSARITENTGVRARKLNDAERQAVADEKARIEAEKVAAAEALAQQKAAEEAAQNEAANNENQG; this comes from the coding sequence ATGGACCTTATCCGTCAGCTTGAGGCCGAGCAGGCCGAGAAGATTGCTGCACAGCGCCAGCTTCCCGAATTTTCCGCAGGCGACACTGTTCGCGTGCAGGTTCGCGTGACCGAAGGTACGCGTACCCGCGTACAGGCCTTCGAAGGCGTCTGCATTGCCCGTTCCGGCTCCGGCTTCCAGGAGAACTTCACGGTTCGCAAGATCTCCTATGGTGAAGGCGTTGAGCGCGTGTTCCCCGTCTACTCCCCGCTGGTCGAGGGCGTGGAAGTGGTCCGCCGCGGTAAGGTTCGCCGCGCGAAGCTCTACTATCTGCGTGACCGTCGCGGCAAGTCCGCCCGTATCACCGAGAATACCGGCGTTCGCGCCCGCAAGCTCAATGATGCCGAACGTCAGGCCGTTGCCGACGAGAAGGCTCGCATCGAGGCCGAGAAGGTCGCAGCTGCAGAGGCTCTCGCACAGCAGAAGGCCGCAGAGGAAGCAGCACAGAACGAGGCTGCAAACAACGAGAACCAGGGCTAA
- the msrA gene encoding peptide-methionine (S)-S-oxide reductase MsrA, which translates to MRRILTRLALAAGIVGASFSTVSAAEQTAIFAGGCFWCVEADFDKVPGVTSTVSGYTGGRTQNPTYRTHTSGGHREAVKITYDDAQVSYAELLDVFFHSVDPTDAGGQFCDRGESYTTAIYTLSPEQEAAAKEAKTAAEKELGQSVVTPIIGASTFWTAEDYHQNYYRSDERILTRFGLVTKADAYEGYRQGCRRDARLKEVWGETALRGIKK; encoded by the coding sequence ATGCGCAGAATTCTGACACGCCTTGCCCTTGCTGCCGGTATTGTTGGTGCAAGCTTTTCCACCGTGAGTGCCGCGGAACAGACAGCCATTTTCGCCGGTGGCTGCTTCTGGTGCGTCGAAGCCGATTTCGACAAGGTTCCCGGCGTAACGAGCACGGTTTCCGGATATACGGGCGGACGGACTCAAAACCCCACATATCGCACCCATACCAGCGGCGGGCACCGTGAAGCGGTAAAGATCACCTATGACGACGCGCAGGTGAGCTATGCCGAGCTCCTCGATGTCTTCTTCCACTCGGTCGACCCAACGGATGCAGGCGGGCAGTTCTGCGACAGGGGCGAGAGCTATACGACCGCAATCTACACGCTGTCGCCAGAGCAGGAGGCTGCGGCAAAGGAAGCAAAGACGGCTGCTGAAAAGGAATTGGGACAGAGTGTGGTAACGCCCATTATCGGCGCCAGCACCTTCTGGACGGCCGAAGACTATCACCAGAACTACTATCGCAGCGACGAGCGCATCCTGACGCGGTTCGGACTGGTGACCAAAGCCGACGCCTATGAGGGCTATCGGCAGGGTTGTCGGCGTGATGCGCGTCTGAAGGAGGTATGGGGGGAAACCGCGCTGCGCGGCATCAAGAAATAA
- a CDS encoding GNAT family N-acetyltransferase yields MTDTPQIDIGLLRLKDAHSLAPLLAAHTQSLKRGAPRRPDEFYAETLLQDRVAEVLGAHLDGALVGFAVFYDLPDPLSGLRYGLAEHLYVHHDHRGKGIAKALVDVLGDSAEERGWTRLVLNAPRGSVEGRRLYEKIAGPADWTSHVVRFNGS; encoded by the coding sequence ATGACTGACACGCCTCAGATCGATATCGGTCTCCTGCGGCTGAAGGATGCGCACAGTCTCGCGCCACTCCTTGCCGCTCATACACAATCGCTGAAACGGGGTGCGCCGCGGCGGCCCGACGAGTTTTATGCAGAGACGCTGCTGCAAGACCGCGTGGCGGAAGTTCTGGGCGCGCATCTCGACGGTGCGCTTGTGGGTTTTGCCGTTTTCTATGACTTGCCGGACCCGCTTTCCGGTCTGCGCTACGGTTTGGCCGAGCATCTCTATGTGCATCACGACCATCGCGGCAAGGGCATCGCCAAGGCGCTGGTGGACGTGCTCGGCGACAGTGCCGAGGAGCGCGGCTGGACACGGCTCGTGCTGAATGCTCCGCGCGGTTCGGTCGAAGGTCGCCGCCTCTACGAGAAGATCGCCGGCCCTGCCGACTGGACAAGCCACGTGGTGCGCTTCAATGGCAGCTAG
- a CDS encoding DUF302 domain-containing protein, whose translation MSQFLKSIFGASAALILSATASLGAEGWVIKDSPHSVTETADRLAAAVEESPAKLVARLDHQANAERVDLKMQPATVLFFGNPKVGTPIMQANPRAALDLPLRVLVWEEEGKVRVGYLSAEALKERYGVNGADEAFDAMAKALDGLTSKAVDEE comes from the coding sequence ATGAGCCAATTTCTGAAGAGTATTTTCGGTGCCAGCGCCGCCCTCATCCTTTCTGCTACTGCTTCCCTGGGCGCCGAAGGCTGGGTCATCAAGGACAGCCCGCACAGCGTGACCGAGACCGCTGACCGTCTGGCAGCCGCCGTGGAGGAGAGTCCCGCCAAACTCGTCGCGCGCCTCGATCATCAGGCGAACGCAGAGCGGGTCGATCTGAAGATGCAACCGGCAACGGTTCTTTTCTTCGGCAATCCGAAGGTTGGCACCCCGATCATGCAGGCCAATCCACGCGCCGCACTGGACCTTCCTCTTCGTGTGCTGGTCTGGGAGGAAGAGGGCAAGGTTCGCGTTGGATATCTCTCCGCAGAAGCACTCAAGGAGCGCTACGGAGTGAATGGTGCCGATGAGGCTTTCGACGCGATGGCCAAGGCCCTTGACGGGCTGACGTCGAAAGCCGTCGACGAAGAGTAG
- a CDS encoding OsmC family protein → MKRHANAIWKGSLTQGTGRLDTQSQAIGDLPITFKARFEDEQGIAGTNPEELIAGAHASCFSMQLAHMLAENGTPAETLYAKAEIDLQPAQSGGFEIRGSALTVIGKVPGLEEEKFVEVAEKAKEICPVSKALGAIKITLSARFA, encoded by the coding sequence ATGAAAAGACACGCAAACGCCATCTGGAAGGGTTCGCTTACGCAGGGAACTGGGCGGCTTGACACGCAAAGCCAGGCCATCGGCGACCTGCCCATCACCTTCAAGGCGCGCTTCGAGGACGAACAGGGCATCGCCGGCACAAATCCGGAAGAACTGATCGCAGGTGCTCATGCAAGCTGCTTCTCGATGCAGCTCGCGCATATGCTCGCCGAGAACGGAACGCCGGCGGAGACCCTCTATGCGAAAGCCGAAATCGACCTCCAGCCTGCTCAGAGTGGCGGCTTCGAGATCCGCGGCAGCGCACTGACCGTCATCGGCAAGGTTCCCGGTCTCGAAGAAGAAAAGTTTGTCGAAGTCGCAGAGAAAGCGAAGGAGATCTGCCCGGTCTCGAAGGCGCTCGGTGCGATCAAGATCACACTGTCCGCCCGCTTCGCCTGA
- a CDS encoding manganese catalase family protein, protein MFHHSSKLQYEVRVDKPNPVFAKMLQQAIGGVEGEIRVAMQYFFQAMGARGDDKYRDLLIATATEELSHIEFLGHAVALNLEGAPLSMQEEAAKDPVVNAILGGMNPRHILSSGLSAMPVNSNGVPFDMSHIYATGNIGADMLANATAEAGGRVLASRLYNMTDDGGMKDMLSFLIARDTMHQQQWLAVIEELGGLEKSLPIPNSTPEDHEATEHSYYFLNTLLDKEAPKGRWTEGPSLDGKAEFSVREKPEPQGQEPSLGKARKGSGAQKEQM, encoded by the coding sequence ATGTTTCATCACTCCTCAAAGCTTCAATACGAAGTGCGCGTTGACAAGCCCAATCCCGTTTTTGCGAAAATGCTTCAGCAAGCCATTGGCGGTGTCGAAGGCGAAATCCGCGTGGCGATGCAGTATTTCTTTCAGGCCATGGGCGCACGCGGCGATGACAAATATCGCGACCTGCTGATTGCGACCGCAACCGAGGAACTGTCCCATATCGAATTTCTCGGACATGCCGTGGCGCTGAACCTTGAGGGGGCGCCCCTGTCCATGCAGGAGGAAGCCGCGAAAGACCCGGTGGTCAATGCCATCCTGGGCGGAATGAATCCGCGCCACATCCTGTCTTCGGGCCTTTCGGCCATGCCGGTCAATTCCAATGGCGTGCCTTTCGACATGAGCCACATCTATGCGACCGGCAATATCGGCGCCGACATGCTGGCCAATGCCACCGCCGAGGCAGGCGGGCGCGTTCTTGCGTCGCGTCTCTACAACATGACGGACGATGGCGGCATGAAGGACATGCTGTCCTTCCTGATCGCACGCGACACGATGCACCAGCAGCAGTGGCTTGCCGTGATCGAGGAACTTGGCGGCCTGGAGAAATCGCTGCCGATCCCGAACTCCACTCCGGAAGATCACGAGGCAACCGAGCATTCCTACTACTTCCTCAACACGCTGCTCGACAAGGAAGCGCCAAAGGGCCGCTGGACCGAAGGTCCCTCGCTCGACGGCAAGGCGGAATTCTCGGTCAGGGAAAAGCCCGAACCGCAGGGTCAGGAGCCATCACTCGGCAAGGCGCGCAAGGGCTCAGGCGCGCAGAAGGAACAGATGTAG
- the leuC gene encoding 3-isopropylmalate dehydratase large subunit, producing MTKPRTLYDKVFDDHLVDSQDDGTCLLYIDRHLVHEVTSPQAFEGLRMASRPVRHPEKTLAVVDHNVPTSPDRKFGIKNEESRIQVEALARNASEFGIEYYNEADQRQGIVHIVGPEQGFTLPGMTIVCGDSHTSTHGAFGALAHGIGTSEVEHVLATQTLIQRRAKNMLIQVDGKLPEGVTAKDIILAIIGEIGTAGGTGHVMEYAGEAIRALSMEGRMTVCNMSIEGGARAGMIAPDETTFEYIKDRPRAPKGKAWDMARAYWETLKTDEGAHFDRVVKLDAANLPPIVTWGSSPEDVVSITGVVPNPEDIPDENKRQSKRRALEYMGLTPGTKITDIAVDRVFIGSCTNGRIEDLREAAKIAEGQKVKDGLDAMIVPGSGLVKAQAEAEGLDKIFKAAGFDWREPGCSMCLAMNDDRLKPGERCASTSNRNFEGRQGFKGRTHLVSPAMAAAAAIAGRFVDIREWPKV from the coding sequence ATGACCAAACCACGCACCCTTTACGACAAGGTATTCGACGATCATCTGGTTGACAGCCAGGATGATGGCACGTGCCTGCTCTATATCGACCGCCATCTCGTTCATGAAGTGACCAGCCCGCAGGCTTTCGAAGGACTGCGCATGGCAAGCCGCCCGGTGCGCCACCCGGAAAAGACGCTGGCTGTGGTCGACCACAATGTGCCCACCTCGCCGGATCGCAAGTTCGGCATCAAGAACGAGGAAAGCCGCATTCAGGTCGAGGCGCTTGCCCGGAACGCATCGGAATTCGGTATCGAGTACTACAACGAGGCCGATCAGCGGCAGGGTATCGTGCACATTGTCGGTCCGGAACAGGGCTTCACACTGCCGGGCATGACGATCGTGTGCGGTGACAGCCACACTTCCACCCATGGCGCCTTCGGCGCGCTGGCCCATGGCATCGGCACCTCGGAGGTCGAGCATGTTCTGGCCACGCAGACGCTGATCCAGCGTCGCGCGAAGAACATGCTCATCCAGGTGGATGGCAAGCTGCCGGAAGGCGTGACCGCGAAGGACATCATCCTCGCCATCATCGGCGAGATCGGTACGGCCGGCGGCACCGGTCACGTGATGGAATATGCAGGCGAGGCCATCCGTGCGCTTTCCATGGAAGGCCGCATGACGGTCTGCAACATGTCCATCGAAGGCGGCGCGCGCGCAGGCATGATCGCGCCTGACGAGACGACCTTCGAATATATCAAGGATCGCCCGCGCGCACCCAAGGGCAAGGCTTGGGACATGGCACGTGCCTATTGGGAGACGCTGAAGACCGACGAAGGTGCGCATTTCGACCGCGTGGTGAAACTGGACGCGGCCAATCTGCCGCCCATCGTCACCTGGGGTTCTTCACCTGAGGACGTGGTTTCCATCACCGGCGTCGTGCCCAACCCGGAAGACATTCCAGACGAGAACAAGCGTCAGTCCAAGCGCCGCGCGCTTGAATATATGGGCCTGACACCTGGCACCAAGATCACCGATATCGCGGTCGACCGCGTCTTCATCGGCTCGTGCACCAATGGTCGCATTGAGGATCTGCGCGAAGCAGCCAAGATCGCCGAAGGCCAGAAGGTGAAGGACGGTCTGGATGCCATGATCGTTCCGGGCTCCGGTCTGGTGAAGGCGCAGGCCGAGGCCGAAGGGCTCGACAAGATCTTCAAGGCTGCCGGTTTCGACTGGCGCGAACCGGGCTGCTCCATGTGCCTTGCCATGAATGACGACCGCCTGAAGCCGGGCGAGCGCTGCGCCTCGACCTCCAACCGTAATTTCGAGGGCCGTCAGGGCTTCAAGGGCCGCACGCATCTCGTATCGCCCGCCATGGCCGCGGCGGCAGCAATCGCCGGACGCTTCGTGGATATCCGAGAGTGGCCAAAGGTGTAA
- the sdhA gene encoding succinate dehydrogenase flavoprotein subunit gives MATASEKKAGSAYTYVDHKFDVVVVGAGGAGLRATLGMAEQGLKTACITKVFPTRSHTVAAQGGIAASLQNMGPDHWQWHLYDTVKGSDWLGDVDAMEYLAREAPAAVYELEHYGVPFSRTEDGRIYQRPFGGHMQNFGDGPPVQRTCAAADRTGHAILHTLYGQSVKNNAQFFVEYFALDLIMTDGVCTGVVAWNLEDGTIHRFAAKMVVLATGGYGRAYFSCTSAHTCTGDGNGMVARAGLPLQDMEFVQFHPTGIYGAGCLITEGVRGEGGYLVNSEGERFMERYAPSAKDLASRDVVSRCMTMEIREGRGVGKNKDHIFLHLDHLDPAVIHERLPGIAESARIFAGVDVTREPIPVLPTVHYNMGGIPTNYWGEVLNPTSENPDAVAPGLMAVGEAACASVHGANRLGSNSLIDLVVFGRAAAIRAGQVVDRDSKVPPINEAACEKIMDRFDRLRHASGSTPTAEIREHMQRTMQEDAAVFRTQESLEQGCKRISEVWKELPDVKVSDRSLIWNSDLMETLELENLMANAVVTVYSAEARKESRGAHAREDFTERDDANWRKHTLSWIDESGKVTLDYRPVHTDPLLSEEDGGIELAKIAPKARVY, from the coding sequence ATGGCTACAGCAAGTGAGAAGAAGGCTGGCAGCGCCTATACCTATGTCGATCACAAGTTCGACGTGGTGGTTGTCGGTGCCGGCGGTGCGGGTCTGCGTGCAACGCTTGGCATGGCCGAGCAGGGGCTGAAGACGGCCTGCATCACCAAGGTTTTTCCGACCCGTTCGCATACGGTTGCTGCCCAGGGCGGCATCGCGGCATCTCTGCAGAATATGGGTCCCGACCACTGGCAGTGGCACCTTTACGACACCGTGAAGGGGTCGGATTGGCTTGGCGACGTGGATGCCATGGAATATCTGGCTCGCGAAGCTCCGGCTGCGGTCTATGAGCTTGAGCATTATGGCGTTCCTTTCTCGCGTACCGAGGATGGTCGCATCTACCAGCGTCCATTCGGCGGCCACATGCAGAATTTCGGTGACGGCCCGCCGGTGCAGCGCACCTGTGCGGCAGCCGACCGTACCGGTCACGCCATCCTGCACACGCTCTACGGCCAGTCGGTGAAGAACAACGCACAGTTCTTCGTCGAGTATTTCGCGCTCGACCTCATCATGACCGATGGTGTGTGCACCGGCGTTGTGGCCTGGAACCTGGAAGACGGCACCATCCACCGTTTCGCTGCCAAGATGGTGGTGCTTGCGACCGGTGGCTATGGCCGCGCCTATTTCTCCTGCACGTCGGCCCATACCTGTACGGGCGACGGCAATGGCATGGTTGCGCGCGCGGGCCTGCCGCTGCAGGACATGGAGTTCGTGCAGTTCCACCCGACCGGTATCTATGGAGCCGGCTGCCTGATCACCGAAGGTGTACGCGGTGAGGGTGGCTATCTGGTCAATTCCGAGGGCGAGCGCTTCATGGAGCGTTATGCGCCGTCCGCCAAGGATCTTGCCTCGCGTGACGTTGTCTCGCGCTGCATGACCATGGAAATCCGCGAAGGCCGCGGTGTTGGCAAGAACAAGGACCATATCTTCCTGCATCTTGACCATCTGGACCCGGCGGTCATTCACGAGCGCCTGCCCGGCATCGCCGAATCGGCGCGCATCTTTGCCGGCGTGGACGTGACGCGCGAGCCGATCCCGGTTCTGCCGACGGTTCACTACAATATGGGGGGCATCCCCACCAATTACTGGGGTGAAGTGCTGAATCCGACGAGCGAAAACCCGGACGCGGTGGCGCCTGGTCTGATGGCCGTGGGCGAGGCAGCCTGTGCTTCGGTGCACGGCGCCAACCGTCTCGGCTCCAATTCGCTGATCGATCTCGTGGTCTTCGGTCGTGCCGCAGCCATCCGTGCAGGCCAGGTGGTCGACCGGGATTCGAAGGTTCCGCCGATCAACGAGGCGGCGTGCGAGAAGATCATGGACCGCTTTGATCGCTTGCGCCACGCTTCCGGCTCCACGCCAACGGCTGAGATCCGCGAGCACATGCAGCGCACCATGCAGGAAGATGCTGCCGTGTTCCGCACGCAGGAATCGCTGGAGCAGGGCTGCAAGCGCATCTCCGAGGTCTGGAAGGAACTGCCGGATGTGAAGGTCTCCGACCGTTCGCTGATCTGGAACTCGGACCTGATGGAAACGCTGGAGTTGGAAAACCTGATGGCCAATGCGGTTGTCACGGTCTACTCGGCAGAGGCTCGCAAGGAGAGCCGTGGCGCGCATGCACGTGAGGACTTCACCGAGCGTGATGACGCCAACTGGCGCAAGCACACGCTTTCCTGGATCGACGAGAGTGGCAAGGTCACCCTCGATTATCGCCCGGTGCACACCGACCCGCTTCTGAGCGAAGAGGATGGCGGCATCGAGTTGGCCAAGATCGCGCCCAAGGCGCGCGTCTACTGA